GTGAGGTCGACCGAGGCCAGGGTCATCGTCCCGCTCACGAGATCGCGCACGAAGATGTCGCTGCCGTACCCGTTGGCGTCGTGGGGCACCAGGTTGGTGGCGTTGGAGTCGAACACCACCGAGCCGCCGTCGGCCGACAGCGACGGGGCGAAGCTCGCGTAGTCGGCCTTGCCGCCGGCCGGACCGACCGAGACGAGCGTGGTCCGGCCGCTGGACCGGTCGCGGACGAACACGTCTGGCCGCTCCCCCTCGTTCTGGGCGAAGTTGGTCGCGACCGAGTCGAACGCGACCACGCTGCCGTCGGCCGAGATCGCCGGGAAGAAGCTCCAGCCGTCGCCGATCCTGCCGTCCGAGGCCCGGGACTCGAGCGTGGTCCGGCCGGTGGACCGGTCGATCACGAACACGTCACTCGACCGGTTGTCGTCGCCCGGGACGAGGTTGGTGGCGTCGGACACGAACGCAACGGTCCCGCCATCGGCCGAGAGCACCTGCTGCCACGCCCCGCCGTCCCCCTGGCCCGACACACCGCCGGAGACCAGTGTGAGCGGCCCCACCGAGGCGGACCGGTCCCAGACGAAGACGTCGATGTAGCCGTTGCCGTCGCCGGGGACGAGGTTGGACGCCTCGGACAGGAACGACACGACCTGGCCGTTGGCCGAGACGGACGGCTCCCAGGAGTAGCCGTTGCCGTCGCCGCCCGGGCCGTTGGCCGAGACCCGCACGATGCGGTCCTCGGCCTGGCCGTGCCGGTCCCAGAGGAACACGTCGGTGGTGCCGTTGCGGTCGTTGGCCACCAAGTTGGTGGCGTCGGAGGCAAACGCGACGTAGCGGCCGTCCGCAGACACCGAGGGGTCGAACGAGTCGCCGTCCGCCTCGCCGCCGGAGAACGCGGCCGAGATGCGGCTCGTCCGCCAGGCCCCGGTGGCGGGGTCGAGGTCGCGGACGAAGACGTCGCTCCTGCCGTTGGCGTCGCCGGGGACCAGGTTCGCCGACGTCGACGCGAACGCGACGTGGCGAGCCTCGCGCGCGAGCGCCGGAGGGTACGCCGCGTCCAGGCCGTTCCCCTTGCCGCCGTCCACGTCGGCGGAGACCAGGATCGTGGTGGCGTCCAGCGGGCTGGCCCCGGCCGCCCGGGCATCCTGGACCGGCCAGAGCGCGAGGCAGCTCAGGGCGAGCGACGCCGCCGCAGCGAGCACGGCGGGGCGACCGGCGGACGCGCGCCAGGCCACGCGGGCGCCCCGGCGGACCCCGGCGACCGGGGTGGCGGGGCTGGGGTGGGCGGTGGGCGGGCGCATCTCCTCTCCTG
This window of the Actinomycetes bacterium genome carries:
- a CDS encoding calcium-binding protein; translation: MRPPTAHPSPATPVAGVRRGARVAWRASAGRPAVLAAAASLALSCLALWPVQDARAAGASPLDATTILVSADVDGGKGNGLDAAYPPALAREARHVAFASTSANLVPGDANGRSDVFVRDLDPATGAWRTSRISAAFSGGEADGDSFDPSVSADGRYVAFASDATNLVANDRNGTTDVFLWDRHGQAEDRIVRVSANGPGGDGNGYSWEPSVSANGQVVSFLSEASNLVPGDGNGYIDVFVWDRSASVGPLTLVSGGVSGQGDGGAWQQVLSADGGTVAFVSDATNLVPGDDNRSSDVFVIDRSTGRTTLESRASDGRIGDGWSFFPAISADGSVVAFDSVATNFAQNEGERPDVFVRDRSSGRTTLVSVGPAGGKADYASFAPSLSADGGSVVFDSNATNLVPHDANGYGSDIFVRDLVSGTMTLASVDLTGMAQFDQAYNAAISPDGDHVAFVGLSVLLDVVDAQYYLRGPLRSPLVLDTPPPTLPTTGPAVDTTTATTEPAPTTDTRDTADTATTADSTTSTQPTTTSAPTTTTG